The Apium graveolens cultivar Ventura chromosome 6, ASM990537v1, whole genome shotgun sequence genome contains a region encoding:
- the LOC141667142 gene encoding serine/threonine protein phosphatase 2A 57 kDa regulatory subunit B' kappa isoform-like, with protein sequence MWKQLLSKLPKKSLKSESVDSPRNGASSVSQGSGNAGAGRTNLVKRTSSAVFPAGLMSGIEPLLPFKDVPSSEKMNLFISKLSLCCVVFDFTDPAKNTNEKDLKRVTLIELLDFVSSGSPRYTEPAIQAMCKMCAVNLFRVFPPNYRSNMHNGENDDDEPTFDPAWTHLQLVYDILLKFVTSSSVEAKVAKKYINHMFILRLLDLFNSEDPRERDCLKAIMHRIYGKFMVHRPFIRKSISNIFYRFVNETDRCNGIAELLEIFGSVITGFALPLKEEHKIFLWRALIPLHKPKSLGAYFQQLSYCVTQFIEKEPKLASTVINGLLKYWPITNSQKEVMFLGEIEEILETINMAEFQKIMDPLFWRIGYCISSCHFQVAERALFLWNNDQIMNLIAHNSHVILPIVFPALENNAQSHWNHSVLNLTLNVRKMFSEMDDALFLNCHSQFKEEQSKIVLETEKRKEVWKRIEHAASQQPITGNTAVLVTP encoded by the exons ATGTGGAAGCAACTTCTTAGTAAACTTCCTAAGAAGTCACTGAAATCTGAATCTGTTGATTCTCCGAGAAATGGAGCTAGTTCAGTTAGCCAAGGTAGTGGAAATGCGGGTGCAGGCCGAACAAACTTGGTTAAACGGACTTCATCAGCAGTTTTTCCTGCTGGTTTGATGTCGGGAATTGAGCCCCTTTTGCCATTTAAAGATGTTCCCAGTTCGGAAAAAATGAATCTTTTTATCAGTAAGTTGAGTTTGTGCTGTGTGGTGTTTGATTTCACTGATCCAGCCAAGAATACTAATGAGAAGGATCTCAAACGTGTTACATTGATCGAGCTTCTAGATTTCGTGTCTTCCGGATCTCCAAGATATACTGAGCCAGCGATTCAAGCTATGTGCAAAATGTGTGCTGTTAACTTATTTCGAGTTTTCCCACCAAATTATCGATCTAATATGCATAATGGTGAAAATGATGATGACGAACCTACATTTGATCCTGCTTGGACACATTTACAGCTAGTGTATGATATATTGCTCAAGTTTGTAACTTCTTCCTCTGTGGAAGCTAAGGTTGCAAAAAAGTATATAAATCATATGTTTATTTTAAGATTGCTTGATCTATTTAATTCCGAGGATCCTCGAGAAAGAGATTGTCTGAAAGCTATTATGCACAGGATTTATGGGAAGTTTATGGTGCATCGGCCTTTTATTCGCAAGAGCATTAGCAATATCTTCTATCGGTTTGTTAATGAAACTGATCGGTGCAATGGAATTGCTGAGTTGCTAGAGATTTTCGGCAGTGTGATCACTGGATTTGCATTACCTTTGAAAGAGGAGCACAAGATTTTTCTATGGAGAGCATTGATTCCTCTGCACAAGCCAAAGTCTTTAGGAGCTTACTTTCAGCAGCTGTCATATTGCGTAACACAGTTCATTGAAAAGGAGCCAAAGTTAGCCAGCACAGTCATCAATGGTTTGTTAAAATACTGGCCAATTACCAATAGCCAGAAGGAGGTTATGTTCTTAGGTGAGATAGAAGAGATTCTAGAAACAATCAATATGGCGGAATTCCAGAAGATCATGGATCCATTATTCTGGCGGATCGGATATTGCATCAGCAGTTGCCATTTTCAG GTGGCTGAGAGGGCACTATTCCTCTGGAATAATGATCAGATTATGAACCTAATTGCACATAACAGTCATGTGATTCTGCCAATAGTATTTCCAGCCCTAGAAAACAATGCACAAAGCCACTGGAACCATTCGGTTCTTAACTTAACTCTCAACGTGAGGAAAATGTTCTCAGAGATGGATGACGCACTGTTTCTAAACTGTCATTCTCAATTCAAGGAGGAACAATCTAAAATAGTGTTAGAGACAGAAAAGCGGAAAGAAGTATGGAAGCGCATAGAGCATGCAGCTAGTCAGCAACCAATTACTGGAAACACAGCTGTTTTGGTAACTCCATAA